The Rhizobium rosettiformans genomic sequence GCGAGCCCGGGCCCATGCCGGAACCGGCAGCGGCCTGGCCGGCAACCGTGTTCGACGAGGTGACGAAAGGATAGGTGCCGTGATCGATATCGAGCAGGGAGCCTTGCGCACCTTCGAACAGGATGCGCGAGCCCTTGCGGCGCTCCTTGTCCAGGAGCACCCAGACCGAATCCATGAAGGGCAGAACGCGATCGGCGATCGAGGTCAGCTCGTCCATGATCGTCTTGTGCTCGATTTCGGCAACGCCGAAACCGCGACGCAGCGCGTTGTGATGGGTCAGGATCCGTTCGACCTTGCCGTCCAGCGCGTCGAGGTCGGCGAGATCCATGACGCGGATCGCGCGACGGCCGACCTTGTCTTCATAGGCCGGGCCGATGCCGCGACGGGTCGTGCCGATCTTGGTACCGCTGTTGGAGGCCGCATCTTCGCGCATGCCGTCGAGTTCGCGGTGCAGCGAGAGAATCAGCGTGGCGTTTTCGGCAATGCGCAGATTGTCCGGCGTCACTTCGACGCCCTGATCCTTCAGCCGGCCGATTTCAGCGATCAGCGCATGCGGATCGACGACGACGCCGTTACCAATCACGGCCTTCTTGCCGGGACGCACGACGCCTGACGGAAGCAGGGATAGCTTGTAGGAAACGCCGTCGATGACGAGCGTGTGGCCGGCATTGTGTCCGCCCTGGAAGCGGACCACGATGTCCGCACGTTCGGAGAGCCAGTCGACAATCTTGCCCTTGCCCTCGTCACCCCATTGCGAACCAATCACCACGACATTCGTCATCACATAATCCTGTATATTGCGCAGTGCCTGCGCCTACCCAAACCCGCGCATCTATACTGTGTTGTTTTTGGGAAATCGACCCGTCTTGACCGGCGATTTGGCTTTTTACGTGACAAACAATCCCCTCTGGCCTATTTCGGAGGCAATTCGCGCCGTGACAGACCGGGGGCACACGGGTTCGTCACGCGGCGTCCGCATGCAGGGAATGACGTCTTGCCCATCCGCGCCTATAGTTTTCTCGTCATCACGACCTTGCTCTGGGGCGGCAACACGATTGCCGGCAAGCTGGCGCTTGGCCATGTGAGCCCGATGGTGCTGAGCTTCGGCCGCTGGGCACTCGCGACCCTGGTGATCGCCTCCATCGCAGTCCCGCAGATCCGCAAGGACTGGGCGGTGCTGAAGGCCAACTGGAAGCTGCTGATTTTCTACGGCGCCGTCGGCTATGCTGCCTTCAATGGCTTCCTCTACACAGCGCTGAAATACACGAGTGCGGTGAACGGTGCGATCGAACAGGGCGCGATCCCGGTTCTGATCTTCGTCATCAACTTTCTGCTGTTTCGTATCGCCGTCTCGGCGGTCCAGATCCTCGGCTTCATGATCAGCTTCATCGGCGCGGCGGTCACCGCCTCTCATGGCGATCTCCAGACCTTGCTGACCCTGACGCTGAACTATGGCGATCTTCTGATGCTGTTTGCCGGCATCGCTTACGCGATCTACACCGTGTCATTGCGCTGGAAGCCACCTGTCCACTGGAAGAGCCTGATGGCGGTGCCGGCACTTGCCGCCGCAATCACCTGTCTGCCGCTTCTCTGGTGGGAAGCGGGCCGAGGCGAGCTGATCCTGCCCGATACGCGCGGCTGGCTGATCATTCTCTATGCCGGACTGTTCCCCTCGCTGATCTCGCAGATCCTCTATATCAAGGGTGTCGAAGGCATTGGCGCAAACCGTGCCGGTCTCTTCATCAATCTGGTGCCGGTCTTCGGTACGCTGCTATCGGTCACCATCCTCGGCGAAAAGCTGGAAGTCTTTCATGTGGTAGCGCTGGTGCTCGTTCTCGGTGGCATCGCGATTGCCGAATGGGGCAAGCCCGCGCCTAACAAAGCTCCGCGCTGAAACGCTCCAATGAGGTCACCCGACCGAGAGGATGGACACGTCTCCAGCAACAACACGCGCGGCCGTCAACCGTCCGGTGCGATAGCAATGCGTGTCGAGACTGACCCGATCCGGCCCAACATGGGCTTCCCGCATCGGCGTATGCCCGTGAAAGACCCGAACAGGCAGCCCAGGACCGAGATCGAGGAAGGATCGCCTGATCCACATGAGATCGTCATCGGTCTGCTCGGAAAGCGGTCGCCCCGGCTTCAGACCGGCATGGGCGAAGACATCCGTACCCATGGTGAGCAGCACCGGCAGCGATCTGATAAATGCCACATGGCTGCTCGGAACTGCATTCCTGATGGCCTCTCTCAAGGCAAAACGGCCCGCAGGCAGGTTAAATTCTTCCACCTCGATACCATAGGACGCGAAGGTCGTCTCCGCACCGTGGTCGAGGACCCAGTCACCGGCCGGGTCACCGTCGAGAAAGGCGAGGAAGGCATCGTCGTGATTGCCGCGCAGGCAAACCCGCTCGAAGCCTGGGGGCGACGATGCCGTGAGATGATAGAGGACGGCAGCGGATTTCGGGCCTCGGTCGACATAGTCGCCGAGCATCACGATCAGCTTGCGCCCATCGATCGACAGGGCGTCCTCGCGGATCATGTCTTCCAGTTCCAGAAGCGCGTCGAGACAGCCGTGAACGTCACCGATCGCATAGACAGCGGCATAGTCGGCGGGATCGATGACGAGACGTGGCGCACGGCCCGGCTCAGTGCTCATCAGCCCCTCATCACCCATTGGACACCTCCTGTCCCGTCGCTGCGCTGCACGCCTCAAGAGAAAAGCGTATCGGCACGAAAAAGGCCAACCCCCACAGGGGCCGGCCTCGCTGTGCATTGGTACACCGATTAAGGTGTCGTGGTTGCCGGCGGCGTATCGGTGGCACCACCAGTCGGAGCCGGTGCGGCCGGAGCCGGATCGGTTGCAGCCGGCGGGGTGACCGGATCAGCAGCGGGGGGCGTTGCAGAACCGGCGGGCGGCGTTGTCGTGTCAGCCGGCGGCGGAGCCGGAGCATCGGCCGGCGGGGCTGCGGGCGTGCTGCTTTCCGTAGCGGGCGTAGCAGGCGTTTCGGCAGTATTCGTACCACCGAAGACGAAGTATGCGCCGGCTGCGATCACCACGATCAGCAGGACTGCGATGCCCCAGGTCGCGCCGCTACCCGCAGTGGTCTGCTGGGTGACGTGCGGACGCTGATCAAGGCGGGGATCAGGACGTTGGTCCATGGTATTTCCTCCTGGTTTCGGTGACCGACCGCCGCGCGGTCGGCCGCTAGCTTGTTTATTTACAAGGCTGGCAATCGGCGCTTACTGGACGACGCCGACCACGACGTAGGTCTGCGGGTCGACGATGACGCGCTGATTGTTGACCACGGCATAGGCATAGGTTGGATCCTCGGGGATCGTGGTCAGGACGACTTCCTGCGGAAGAGGTTCACCAACGACCACCTGCCGCTCGATCACGACCGGCTGGGCCGGGACCGGCTGCTGCTGGACATAGGTGACGACCCGTTCCGGCGGCGGGGCGACTGCGGTACCGGCAATGGCGCCGACGACGCCACCCACAGCGGCACCAACGGGACCGCCGACAATGGCACCGGTCACAGCACCACCGGCAGCACCGGTAACTGTACCTTCCTGCGCCAGAACAGGAGAAGCGACGGCACCAAGTACCACTGCGCCAAGAGCGATAATCTTCGAATTCATGGCTTGATCCTTTCCGTTGACTGCCATTGACGGAAAGAACGGACTTCACAGGAAATTGTTCCGCGAACTTCTCCCAAGCCTTCTACTACAAGCCTTTGGAAAAATTGGCAGAATTTAGGCAGAAGCGTAATATTTGAGGCAGGGATTACTGTAGGTGGCAGTAAGACGGCATTCGTTCGACGGGCACGCCGAGACCGAAGCTGAAGAGCAACAAGACGTGTTTGCGGCAGGAAAGGCAGCGTCATGTCGGTGTGGAAAGCCGCTCAGGCGCCCCAACCGACGATGCCCTTGATCTCGAGAAAGTCG encodes the following:
- a CDS encoding adenylosuccinate synthase, which codes for MTNVVVIGSQWGDEGKGKIVDWLSERADIVVRFQGGHNAGHTLVIDGVSYKLSLLPSGVVRPGKKAVIGNGVVVDPHALIAEIGRLKDQGVEVTPDNLRIAENATLILSLHRELDGMREDAASNSGTKIGTTRRGIGPAYEDKVGRRAIRVMDLADLDALDGKVERILTHHNALRRGFGVAEIEHKTIMDELTSIADRVLPFMDSVWVLLDKERRKGSRILFEGAQGSLLDIDHGTYPFVTSSNTVAGQAAAGSGMGPGSLGYILGITKAYTTRVGEGPFPTELHDEIGQFLGEKGHEFGTVTGRKRRCGWFDAALVRQSVATNGITGIALTKLDVLDGLEELKICVGYKLDGQEIDYLPAAQAAQARVEPIYITLEGWKESTVGARKWADLPAQAIKYVRQVEELIGAPVALLSTSPERDDTILVTDPFED
- a CDS encoding DMT family transporter: MPIRAYSFLVITTLLWGGNTIAGKLALGHVSPMVLSFGRWALATLVIASIAVPQIRKDWAVLKANWKLLIFYGAVGYAAFNGFLYTALKYTSAVNGAIEQGAIPVLIFVINFLLFRIAVSAVQILGFMISFIGAAVTASHGDLQTLLTLTLNYGDLLMLFAGIAYAIYTVSLRWKPPVHWKSLMAVPALAAAITCLPLLWWEAGRGELILPDTRGWLIILYAGLFPSLISQILYIKGVEGIGANRAGLFINLVPVFGTLLSVTILGEKLEVFHVVALVLVLGGIAIAEWGKPAPNKAPR
- a CDS encoding metallophosphoesterase, with product MSTEPGRAPRLVIDPADYAAVYAIGDVHGCLDALLELEDMIREDALSIDGRKLIVMLGDYVDRGPKSAAVLYHLTASSPPGFERVCLRGNHDDAFLAFLDGDPAGDWVLDHGAETTFASYGIEVEEFNLPAGRFALREAIRNAVPSSHVAFIRSLPVLLTMGTDVFAHAGLKPGRPLSEQTDDDLMWIRRSFLDLGPGLPVRVFHGHTPMREAHVGPDRVSLDTHCYRTGRLTAARVVAGDVSILSVG
- a CDS encoding DUF1236 domain-containing protein, translated to MNSKIIALGAVVLGAVASPVLAQEGTVTGAAGGAVTGAIVGGPVGAAVGGVVGAIAGTAVAPPPERVVTYVQQQPVPAQPVVIERQVVVGEPLPQEVVLTTIPEDPTYAYAVVNNQRVIVDPQTYVVVGVVQ